TCCATTAGCCGAGGGCGGCCGCCCTTGGCGAAACTCCCGGGGCTGGCCGAAAACGGCCGCGCTACCCCATGGGCGCCAGCGCTACCTGGCTCGACTGCGACCAAGTGGCCCTGGCCGCTTACGCGGCCGAAGCCTTCGCCGTGAACAACGCCTTACCACCCTGACAAAAATCATCTAGTCAAGCAATTATTGTCAGGGTAGCGCGCGGCCCCGGCCCAGACCTTTAAGCTCAGCTTATTGCCTGCCCATAGCGGGGCCGGGCAGCGCCACCTGGTGCTGGTGCTGCGTAACACATATGCTTGATGAACAGTAATTTGCAAGAAAAAAACTTTGATTACCGGTGCGGCCGCGGGTATTGACCGGGCGGTGGTGCTGCGCTACGGCCAGTACGGCGCCCACGTGATGGTATCGGATATCGACCAAGCCCAGGGCCCACTTCTTCAAGGCTGACATGGGCGACCCCGCCCAGTGCCGCCAACTGGTGCAGGAAGCCGTGGCCGTGTTTAGCACGCTGGACGTGGCCCGCAACAACGCCGGCATCACGGGCGAGCTGAGCCTGCCGGCCGACTACTCGCTCGAAGGGTGGCAGCACATTATCAACGTGAACCTCAACAGCGTCTTTTTCTGCCTCAAATACGGGCTGGAAGTGATGCTGAAGCAGGGCCGGGGCGCCATTATCAATATGTCGTCCATTCTGGGACAGGTGGGCACGCCCACGCCGGCGGGCTACGTCACGGCCAAGCACGGCCTTATCGACCTTACCCAAACGGCCGCCCAGGGATACGCCGCCCAGGGCATCCGCCGCCGTGGGGCCGGGCTACATCGACAGGCCGCTGCCAGGGGCGTTTTCGGCCGAAGCCGAGCTAGCTCCGACAAAGCTTCGTTTGTGACGGGTGCCTACTACCCCGTTGAGGGGGGCTACCTGGCGCGCTAAGCAGTTTTTTCACCCACTTTTCCCTATCCCCATGAAAATTGCCGAACGCGAACTCACGCTGGAGCTGACCGATAGCCTGGAAGCTAACCTGAGAGGCCTCACCGAAAAGCACACCCAGCAGATGCACCGCAAGGTGGCGGGCAGCGTAAAAAAGCTGGCCAAAAACTTCGCCCGCCTGCTGGCCAAAGAGCAGCGTGCCCGCGCCAAGCAGCAGCGCCGGGCCACCAAAGCCTCGGTGCAGAGCCTGGTGCTGAAGCTGCACGAATTACTCGCTTCGCCTGCCGCCGCGCCGGCTCACCTGCGGCGAGTTGGCGCGGTGGCCGCGTGATACACTGGCTGGGGGCCCACCAAGTGGTGCTGACCATCAACGGCGGCTCGTCGAGCATCAAGTTTGCCGTGTATGCGCTGGGCGCAGCGGGCAGTGAGCCGCAGCGGGGGCTAGCCGGCCAGCTCGAGCGCATCGGCCGGCCCGGCACCTGCCTCACGGTGCCCGGCCCGGCCCCCGGCCAGCCCAGCAGCCAACCGGTGGACGCCGCCGACCAGCCCGCCGCCATCCGGTTTCTGCTCGATTGGCTGGCGCGGCAGCCGGCTTTCCCCACCGTGCAAGCCGTGGGGCACCGGGTGGTGCACGGCGGCCCCGCCCACCAGGCGCCGGAGGTGATTACGCCCGCGCTGCTGGCCGATTTGCGGCAGCTTACTGCCTACGACCCCGACCACCTGCCCGGCGAAATTGCGCTCATCGAGGCCTTCCAGGCCCGCCACCCGCAGCTGCTGCAAGTGGCGTGCTTTGATACGGCGTTTCACCGCGCTATGCCTCTGGTGGCCCGGCAGCTGCCGCTGCCGCGTCGCTACGCGGCCCGGGGCCTGCGCCGCTATGGGTTTCACGGGCTGTCGTACACCTACTTATTGGCCGAGTTGGGCCGCCGGGCGGGGCTAGCGGCCACGCGGGGCCGCGTTATTCTGGCGCACCTGGGCAGTGGGGCCAGCCTGGCCGCCGTGCTAGGGGGCCAGTGCCAGGATACGAGCATGGGCTTCACGCCGGCCGCTGGCCTGGTGATGGGCACCCGCCCCGGCGACCTCGACCCCGGCGTGGTGAGCTACCTGCTGC
The genomic region above belongs to Hymenobacter sp. BRD128 and contains:
- a CDS encoding SDR family NAD(P)-dependent oxidoreductase codes for the protein MGDPAQCRQLVQEAVAVFSTLDVARNNAGITGELSLPADYSLEGWQHIINVNLNSVFFCLKYGLEVMLKQGRGAIINMSSILGQVGTPTPAGYVTAKHGLIDLTQTAAQGYAAQGIRRRGAGLHRQAAARGVFGRSRASSDKASFVTGAYYPVEGGYLAR
- a CDS encoding acetate/propionate family kinase, which encodes MIHWLGAHQVVLTINGGSSSIKFAVYALGAAGSEPQRGLAGQLERIGRPGTCLTVPGPAPGQPSSQPVDAADQPAAIRFLLDWLARQPAFPTVQAVGHRVVHGGPAHQAPEVITPALLADLRQLTAYDPDHLPGEIALIEAFQARHPQLLQVACFDTAFHRAMPLVARQLPLPRRYAARGLRRYGFHGLSYTYLLAELGRRAGLAATRGRVILAHLGSGASLAAVLGGQCQDTSMGFTPAAGLVMGTRPGDLDPGVVSYLLQADGLTPKQLNHLLNHESGLLGISETSADMRDLLAAQATDERAAEAVALFCYQARKWVGSFAAVLGGLDTLVFSGGIGEHAAEVRARICQGLGFLGLELDEARNAVHAGVISSVASRVMVYVIPTDEEQIIAQTVGRVLGEIPVEEESKEVLISSIN